The proteins below are encoded in one region of Apium graveolens cultivar Ventura chromosome 4, ASM990537v1, whole genome shotgun sequence:
- the LOC141719612 gene encoding uncharacterized protein LOC141719612 yields MTNITSLSFVVLDISGDNYLSWVQDIKLHLGSKKLSDIIKAENKSTTEENFTSIIFLRHHMHEDLKSEYLEVEDPFILWENLKDRFDHQKLVYLPAAENDWANLRLQDFKSVRAYSSALFKISSRLIMCGEKVTEKRKIDKTLSTFHPNNINLAEMYRERKFTKFGDLLSTLLVAEQNHEFVIKNHQSRPTGSAPLPEVNNMSFQQNVRGKGYRSGRGQGRYHGRGRSHGHFRPYNNSSHRKWQSESQSKRKAPRGGKTENVCYRCGMNGHWTRNCHTPDHLVKLYQSSQNLTKLPYGRLKISFI; encoded by the coding sequence ATGACAAATATTACAAGCTTGTCGTTCGTTGTCTTGGACATTTCTGGcgataattatttatcatgggtACAAGATATAAAGTTGCACTTGGGTTCAAAGAAATTAAGCGATATAATAAAGGCAGAAAATAAATCCACAACCGAAGAAAACTTTACCTCTATAATTTTTCTCCGACACCACATGCATGAAGATTTAAAATCTGAGTACTTAGAAGTCGAGGATCCctttattttatgggaaaatctaAAGGATAGGTTCGATCACCAGAAACTAGTTTATCTACCTGCAGCTGAAAATGATTGGGCTAATTTAAGACTTCAGGATTTTAAGAGTGTCCGAGCATATAGCTCTGCTTTGTTCAAAATAAGTTCTAGGCTTATTATGTGTGGTGAGAAAGTTACGGAAAAAAGAAAAATCGATAAAACACTATCAACTTTTCACCCCAACAATATCAACTTAGCAGAGATGTACAGGGAGCGCAAATTTACTAAGTTCGGGGATCTTCTATCAACTCTCCTCGTTGCTGAACAGAATCATGAATTCGTGATTAAGAATCATCAATCCCGTCCAACAGGATCTGCCCCATTACCTGAAGTAAATAACATGTCATTCCAGCAGAATGTACGTGGAAAAGGGTATAGAAGTGGACGGGGCCAAGGGCGGTACCATGGACGAGGTCGGAGCCATGGGCATTTTCGTCCATATAACAACTCTAGTCACCGGAAGTGGCAATCTGAATCACAGAGTAAAAGAAAGGCACCACGAGGAGGAAAAACTGAAAATGTTTGCTATAGGTGCGGCATGAATGGGCACTGGACACGTAATTGTCATACCCCAGATCATCTTGTTAAGTTATACCAATCTTCTCAAAACCTAACGAAACTCCCATATGGGAGGCTGAAGATTAGTTTCATATAA